In Ooceraea biroi isolate clonal line C1 chromosome 14, Obir_v5.4, whole genome shotgun sequence, the genomic window AAACAATCTGAAATAATTCCAGGATTTCCCAACTTGAGCATACGTACGTTCTGAAATTGATATTGAGATCATCATGCTGATTACAAATTGATTTATGTTTATCAAATGtagtatattaaaaacatatgtgtattaaaattctatcctattataattttgatacTACTTACGTTATTCTAAAGttaatcttaaaaattatctGATCGCTATTATTGCGATttccttttaattaataattaaaagtaatcaacagtaacattaattttgaaaaaaacgaatattatatcttaatttatataaatttaatctctaaataattaaaaaatataactgatttattaatatatttgattctGATTTGAAACACACGTGGCAAAGCTGTTAATTTCTACAATTATCAGCATCGCGCTTTGGAATCACGATCAAATTGCATATGCAAATTTAGTTAATATTTCCTGTTTGCCTCTCACTCAACGTTGCGATTAGACTCGCATACGTTGTATCCGCCGATCATGTTATTGCGTGTCAATTTTGCTCATGTGTAAATTTTTGCATGTTCCATCACCGATCACGAACACATGTCACTCCTTTTCCAAAAAACCGAGATGAGATTCCGAGTATCTTAAACAAATGCATGACACAAtaggatataaataatattacattttcaagTTCTCGTTTAAATGATAGAGAAAAAATTATGCCAACTTATGCTACTATGCGATGAGATGATAATCAGTAACCGTACTTCGATCTTGTATTTTGCAATTCATAATTATGTCTCTTATATAATGGAAGACTAAGAACTGTTACAGTTACGAAGAACTTATCCCGTTAACATAACAACGTAACGAACATTTTGAAAgctataaaatcaatatttaacatatttcattaattgagAGACAAAACTCTGaatcgataatattattatataataatcaagaTACTACAACATTGCGTCAAATagcatttaattgaaataaaaatttattgatgacCAAGCTGGCAATACAAATGTAAAGggcacaacgtttcggccgacggaaatagcatttaattcgaataatattttaatattttataaataatattttatctgcaCTGTTCTTATACTTATCACCGATACCGTCACATGCGCGTAACATACGaattaaatactttttcaaCAACATTTTCTACTTACGTCACTGATAACACGATGCGCATTTACAAACGGAAATAATTAGATTTACCGAGAAAATATTGCAACTTGCAAACTTGCTTTTCTagaatacttaattatttgcAACGGCGATCGTTACGGGGAACATCTACCGATCAAATTATTCGAAATGTGCGTAACGAAAACCGCACGAGCTGCCACCTCACCTTCCTGTCGGTTGCAAAAGAATGCGGAGTCCGTTTAGCCTTGATCGAGTCAGATCGGATCTAGGAATAATAATCGCTTTTTTAGTGATGGAGAACCGTAACGATAATCCCTTTTGGAGGTAGATGCTGATTCAGAGAATTCAAATCcataaattaatgaatcgttatttttatattagaatGACAAGAGACTTCACATTTGGAATATGCAAATGAACATTAATTATTGTGgtacatgtattattaataactgtataattaatttgtgtAACGTTAGGTAtctattatattgtataatactaTCGTCTATAAACGTCTATAAATCTACATAACTGCTGCttaggaaataataatatgtacaaatcccaaaaaacaaatttatttcaaaagaTTTCGGGAACAACATTACGTTATTACGTTTGTAGATTGTTCTCACGATACGATACACCGCTATTGTCAGTATCGCAATTGTTGGTATGCTGATTTAACAAGCATACAAAGAAGCCGTAAAAGCCAGATAATTGCTATTAAATGATGGTTTGTAATAATTCTAGGTTCTGATATTGCGTTCTTTTGCAAAACTTCGTTCGcaaagaaataattgataCAACATAAACTTTGATTATTCTTCTATCTTGTACGGAATATGTATCattgttttacattttcataaatctAATATAGACACGAAGAACGtgtctatatgtatataattagtGTGTACCTTCTATTCTGGTTCTACAATACAATTTTACGCTGACGGTTTCATTTCCAAACACGGAAGAAGTTGTACTGCATGAATCAGCGTTGTGAATAATTATCCCATAGTTTAGAGCATTAATTGCGTACGCCAAGACGTTGCGGGGATTTTGCTGGCCATCAGCATTCAATCATTTGGCACATCATTTATCAATAACTCCGTATAATCgaaaaaataagtaatacTAATTATCACTCATTATATAGTTTTTCAATATTGTTGCATGTTTACCATTATGTCATAGTTATGTTATTAAGCGACGCTAtcaaaaaataagaatttcaCGATAGTCTCAATGTGGTACTCCTTGGAACAAACGTTCACCGCAAATTGCACCGTACAAATAATCAAATCTCGCGGAATTTAATTCCCAACTGGTTCCGATGATTATTTTCGTTATGgctttttgtattatattgagACGATCGATGAGTCAATGTTGAGACCTTGGATTATATCGAGGAGCACGAATTTTAGACTTTGTAGACGCGATTATACTTTCACCAATAGTCCATcacatatttcttatttctgaCTTTACACAAATTctataaagaatgaaaaatagttacagaaagagaaaaaaattaaattattttaaaaatacatatatttgacACAATACAAAAatcttttgatatatttttatattgaatggATAGTcagaatttttctatttttatgcgCTGTAATCGTGAAGATATTGATAAATGTGATCCTTCCAAGAAATCAAATTCATGGAAAAATAGTTGTTGCTTGTTTGAATCTGTGCATGATTAATTACTGTCATTGAGATGAGTCGATGACACACGTATGAAACAAACAGTATTGCAATCTATCGATGAACTTAATTTCAAAGTAAttgagattaattatttagagaataaagagaatagaaaataatttagagaataaattgtttttttttaaataatatattgaaaacttttaaaaCTTACTTCAAACTTTTGCCAGTTACAGAAAAGACggttttaaaagaaaatgtatttagctaacatctttttattaagCACACAAAGTGACGGTGAATTTGTGTACTCAGTcagtatataatatgttaatataaatttaatataaatatatattattatcattatttatcttACATACCAACTGCTGATATCGTTGCTAAAGATTATTAGAGAGTAGTCGATAACGTAGACTTCGGTTATTCCTGTATTATTCAGGCCATCAGGCATTCCAAAGATGTCGCGATGAGTTCAAGATCATTTCATGACCTTTAGAATCACTCCACAGTAATGACCTTTACCTACTTCATACGAAATTTAAGTTAGGCAACGTGATAAGcatataaataagaatttataatatgttatacTGATTCGTGATTAAAGTGTGAAATCCGAGttcaataacttttttatagcATTGAATAATTCCAGCACAAGcgtataaaacttttaataaaataaaataaaaatacattataaatatgcaattatagaaATGCAAGGGTTGTTATTTAATAACTGCAGtaagataaaacaaaaaattttgcTTCTTGATTCTTTTTTAAGTCTATCACTTGTTACTCAATTTATCAATTGTTCCATTTAATAGTACCCTTCAACGTACAGTGGAAAATGATAcagttaacattttattaacttcCTCATACAATCTAAAGCTTAAATACGTTCTCTTTTAACCCTTTTGACCTCGCATCGAGCAAGGTTCATATATCTCATTGCAACTTATCTTTCCGCGAATCAATTTCCTGGAAGCAAGATGAAGCACGTAGGATTTTAAAATAAGaggagaaataataaattacatcacGGACCGCGCGCAATAATTGCTATCGTAGCTCAATTGATGCTGTCATCTGTGGCAACTTTTATTGTTGCATATACTTCACATtcttattgtaaaaaatacgGTCGCGAACTCAATAGAAATAGGAATCTAATGAATTGATAAAAAACCAAACGTTcaggaatatttatattcaggaatattaataatatttgtaaaaatggatattttctacaaatatgataattacatcttttcaaattttatttcagcttgtaattaattatcaaggAAACAATTAGAGAAAAGAAATGAGCTGTCAATTTATACAATCGTTTTATTAATTGgctacaataaattaaaaaatatttataattcataaaattcattataaaatatgttttacaaatcttttttcttttatgccTATTATACAATGTCGAATAATTCGCCAATAGCATCTGCCAGATCGGAAACTACGTCAGATTGTTCCTCAGAATCCCTGTTcttgatatttaaaatgatCGGATTTTGTTCATCTTTAGGAAACCTAATGAAGGCTCTTCCTTCAGAAGACGCACTTTCTTGTACATATCCATTCCCGGCAGCGTGAACATTGACATTTCCAGCACGGTGTTCCGAGGTCGACGAACCTTGGGAATGATGCTCATTGAAGGATCCTTCAGAAATGTAACTAGGAAACGCTGTTCAACTCTCAGCGTGATTTTGAACGTTTCATGTGGTATGTATACTTAACTGGTCGAGGATAACGCGAAGTTTAAAGGGTTCTTATTGATTTGGGAAGCTGAATCACTGGCCGAAGATCCgtaggaagaggaagaaaaagagttcGCACTTGCTGCGACTTGAAGCCCCGTCGATCCGCGAGTTTGATCGCTCCAGGAATGGTATGGCTGATGCTCGATTGATAAACTTGGCCGGGGAAATACCCTGTGATTTGGTTGCCATTTATAGATGTGAATCCTTGGCCTTTGTTCGCGCCCGGATGTATCATGCGCATCTATGTTCAATGATGGTCGTGTGCCACTGTGCGGCTGCGAGATGATCAACGTGGGCCGATCGAAACGTCGATCTAGAACAACAGTTTCATAAAGCAGAAGTCGTGTTTTGGTTGTGCATAGAGGAAAGTATGATGAGAATTGGAAAATAACGAAAGGAATGCGTGATCAATAATTGTACTCGCCATTGTGCCCATTATTTGGGCCAACGTTGCTCCATATGGGTCGATTTGGATATTGCGAAAAGAATCGTTCTCGATTAATACCAGATGCAGCAGAAGATTGCGAGGAACCAACGGAGGATGCAGCGCCAGTAATCGCTTGTCCACTTTCGACCACGCCAAAAGCAGATGCGGTTGCTTGTCCGAAGCTGTGCGAATGGCTTTCGGTTTTGGCATT contains:
- the LOC105286403 gene encoding uncharacterized protein LOC105286403; translated protein: MAKSVDVILLQIFVLSFALADPAEFRREHERRWNTPPKLTPESVVKMSSREDPQTRFLSLIPVTATLSLNTGHNNAHSVSLGASLDGISLSESNSYNHPGGYGVDGSPVSVSKSTSLSAGFSGISTAGAKAYSDGNNAKTESHSHSFGQATASAFGVVESGQAITGAASSVGSSQSSAASGINRERFFSQYPNRPIWSNVGPNNGHNDRRFDRPTLIISQPHSGTRPSLNIDAHDTSGREQRPRIHIYKWQPNHRVFPRPSLSIEHQPYHSWSDQTRGSTGLQVAASANSFSSSSYGSSASDSASQINKNPLNFALSSTSSSTSEHRAGNVNVHAAGNGYVQESASSEGRAFIRFPKDEQNPIILNIKNRDSEEQSDVVSDLADAIGELFDIV